From the Porphyrobacter sp. CACIAM 03H1 genome, the window CCACAGGCCAGATGGCCCGAAGTGGAAAACTCGCCTGCGGAAATGTTGCCAGAACGCCGATTCAGGCGCACTTTCAACCTGTCTTCGGGATACGAAGCAACCGGACCGGAAGGCCGCAAGGCTCTGAAGAACCGGAGGTTTTTATCCCAAGGATGGCGGTGACATCTGTCCACGCGCCGATCTGGAGACGGCATGCAGGAGGCTTCGGCCAAAGGCAAGTCGGCTCAATTCAAGGGTTGGAGCGACGCGGTGGCACCGGACAGGCCAAGAACCTGGCCGTACGGCGAGTGCAGCGGAAACGGCGAGAGCCCCCAAGCCGCAGTTCTTGCAGACGGTAAAGGGACGCGGTCTCGGCCAGGCGGAAGCGCGCGGCGGCGGAAAGCGGAGGACTTCGGTCCGAGGCGGAACGCCAAGCCAGCCGGAAGCAGGGCCGGATGCCGGCGCGAGCGCCGGTGACAAATCTCTGGCAGGGCCGGCCGCAAGGCGCAGGCAGCGAGAGGCTAGACATCGGGCGCCAAGCATGGCCCCAGGCAAATGAGGCCGAAGGTTCGCCGGAGGCATCACGAGCGGGGTCATCCACACGCCGGTGAGAGTGGGGTCGGCAGCGATGCCGGCCCCATTTGCATTCCGGACTTTCCCCTTGCCCGTTTGCGAGCCTTGAAGCCGATTCGCCGCCCCAGAAGGCTTCTAACCCATGCAATGGACGGCCAGCCGTTCCAACGGTTCGTCGCATCTCCGGTGCGACTCGGGCCCGACTCGAAGCGTCGCAGCGATGAAAGCCTAACCTGGTTTGCCTTTCGCTACGGGCCCGCTGTATCGGCGCCGCCATGCGAACGGGAACGCATTTCGATGGCCGCAGCGCCCGCAGCCTGACCGCGAAGAGCCTTCAGGCTCTCGCTGTCGCTGGCCTGCTCGGCCTCATGCCGCTCGCCGCATCCTCGGCAGCCGCCCCCGACGCGGCCGCCCCGCGGGTCGATGCCGCGACCAGCGCCGCCGTGATCGAGCTCGTGCCGGTCCAGCCCAGCGCCGAAGTGACCGCCCCCGCCCCCGCAATCGAAGAGCGCGCGCCCTCCGCGCCGCAGGACACCGTGATCGGGCGCGGCAGCGCGTCCTACTACGCCGCCAGGTTCCACGGCCAGCGCACCGCCAACGGTGAACGCTTCGACAATACCGACATGACCGCCGCGCACCGCACCCTGCCCTTCGGCAGCCTCGTGCGCGTAACCAACCCGGCCAATGGCCGCAGCGTGGTGGTGCGGATCAACGACCGTGGGCCCTTCACCCGCGGCCGCATGATCGACGTGAGCCGCGCCGCCGCCGAGGAACTCGGGCTCGTCGCGCGCGGCCATGCGACGGTGGAACTCGCCCTCGTCGCCGACTGATCCCGTTCAGGGGTTTTCGGAATAGGTCATTTCCAGCGCCGCCGTATCGCCGGTGATCTTCAGCTTCATGCGCGCCGTCACGCGGTTCGAGGTGTTGCGCAGCAGCGCCTGCTCCCCGGGCGCGAAGCGGGCCTCGACCAGGCCGCCGGGCGCCACCGTCCCCCGCTCCACCGGCTGCGCACCGGGCAGCTTTCCGAGCACCACCACCGCGACCTTGCCCGAATTGCGCCCGGTCACCTCGAATGCGCCGGGCTGCCCGCCGCCGAGCTCGAAGGTCTGGCCGGGCTCGATCTGGAGGCCGGACGTGATCTCGCCCGCCTGCGTGCCTGCGGCCAGCGCAAGGGCGACAGCGACCAGCGGCAGGGCATTTCGTTTGGTGAACAGTCTCATCGGGCGCTCCTTCGCGCTGCCCCGTCCGCTCGGATCTACGCCCTCGGCGCGCCGGCGGATGCATCCGCCTGACGATAGCGCGGAACGCGCCTCTTGTCTGGCGGCACGGCGCGGCTAGGAACGTCGTCCTGCTGTCCGATCCGCGCCGCAAGAGG encodes:
- a CDS encoding septal ring lytic transglycosylase RlpA family protein, translated to MRTGTHFDGRSARSLTAKSLQALAVAGLLGLMPLAASSAAAPDAAAPRVDAATSAAVIELVPVQPSAEVTAPAPAIEERAPSAPQDTVIGRGSASYYAARFHGQRTANGERFDNTDMTAAHRTLPFGSLVRVTNPANGRSVVVRINDRGPFTRGRMIDVSRAAAEELGLVARGHATVELALVAD